A stretch of the Bacteroidota bacterium genome encodes the following:
- a CDS encoding ABC transporter permease has product MFLRKKKYISSGSLSKLALRKLLKNNLAIGSMVIIIVAGIIAVLGYWITPDPTPFANEQFIELSAKKPGFTVNMLKVEKNEKPEKTNFLKRMFYGQKRTYTCVPFIRYRFDGQYIIISEFSDIPGEVAPERTFDMADVLYPLSIDDKIIRDGNQLVFKDVLGNMHRESLEEMKNKVLQERIIKRSFLLGTDRYGRDMLSELMIGTRVSLSVGFISVFISLLIGIVLGSLAGFFRGRVDSLIVWIINVVWSIPTLLLVIAITFALGKGFWQVFVAVGLTMWVEVARVVRGQIMSIREKEYVEAGRALGFRNLRIITRHILPNVMAPVIVITAANFASAILIEAGLSFLGIGVQPPIPSWGTMIKENYSYIILDSAYLAILPGIAIMITVLAFMLIGNALRDALDVKTSY; this is encoded by the coding sequence ATGTTCCTACGCAAAAAGAAATATATCAGCTCTGGTTCTTTATCCAAACTGGCCTTGCGTAAGCTACTGAAGAATAACCTGGCCATAGGATCCATGGTCATCATAATAGTTGCTGGCATCATAGCTGTTCTTGGATATTGGATCACTCCCGATCCTACCCCTTTTGCCAATGAGCAATTCATTGAGCTGTCGGCAAAGAAACCCGGATTCACGGTGAATATGCTTAAAGTCGAAAAAAACGAAAAACCTGAAAAGACCAATTTCCTTAAAAGGATGTTCTATGGCCAAAAACGTACATATACCTGCGTGCCCTTCATCCGGTATAGATTTGATGGTCAGTATATCATAATCAGTGAATTCTCAGATATTCCGGGTGAAGTCGCCCCCGAGAGAACATTTGATATGGCTGATGTACTTTATCCACTTTCCATCGATGATAAGATCATCAGGGACGGGAATCAGTTAGTTTTCAAGGATGTCCTAGGGAATATGCACAGGGAATCACTGGAAGAGATGAAAAATAAAGTCCTTCAGGAACGGATAATTAAAAGAAGCTTTCTCCTTGGCACAGATCGTTATGGCCGTGATATGCTTAGTGAGCTGATGATCGGCACCAGAGTCAGTCTTTCAGTGGGATTCATTTCCGTTTTCATATCTCTTCTGATTGGTATAGTGCTGGGTTCCCTTGCCGGCTTTTTCAGGGGACGTGTAGATTCACTTATCGTTTGGATCATCAATGTGGTATGGTCGATACCGACGCTATTGCTGGTCATCGCCATCACTTTTGCATTGGGTAAAGGATTCTGGCAGGTTTTTGTAGCTGTGGGGCTGACTATGTGGGTTGAAGTGGCACGCGTAGTCAGGGGGCAGATCATGAGCATACGCGAAAAGGAGTACGTTGAAGCCGGCCGTGCCCTTGGTTTCAGGAATTTACGGATCATCACACGGCATATCCTGCCAAATGTAATGGCTCCCGTCATTGTGATTACAGCGGCAAATTTCGCCTCCGCCATTCTTATCGAGGCAGGATTAAGCTTTCTGGGAATAGGCGTCCAACCTCCCATACCATCCTGGGGGACAATGATCAAAGAAAATTACAGCTATATCATTCTCGATTCAGCTTACCTCGCCATTCTGCCCGGCATAGCCATCATGATCACTGTGCTGGCATTTATGCTGATAGGAAATGCATTGCGCGACGCCCTGGATGTGAAGACCAGCTATTAA
- a CDS encoding TonB-dependent receptor gives MSRISRIPKMPGLIVCFMIAVLFSYAQGVATGTITDMKTGQPVPGVSVHLKSGGTATATDIEGRFSITVPIGRQVLVLSFIGYKPVEILLNLKDNETKELGEIGIAADIIELKGVNIISSFAQERKTPIAMSTIKAMMIEKELGNQDYPAIMKMMPGIYVTREGGGTGDDRLSVRGFQQENVALLLNGVPVGSVENGLVYWSNWTGLADATQTIQVQKGLGASNVALNSVGGTINIITKTTESEKGGALKVSFTDYGNYKAMLSLSTGRLNGGYAVTFLGTRIKGPGYVDATYVDAWSYFLSVSKEFGRNHKLVFTGMGSPERHGQNVYKMSVEEYNKYGNKFNYDWGSYNGKINNLTENFYHKPQLNLNHYWNISDRSFLATSVYFSYGTGGGKWSESFYSPSIFTFRNPSNQVDWDAVYQENVTNQDSTKLANGQYVTGYSKYIQTHFLADHYWAGLLSTYKHDFGSRFNLMTGIHVRHFKSRLYEKVQDLLGGQYWIEDYAWAVDGVADRNEIKTIGDVIKLDNGAIISYAGAFGQLEYSGDVISAFIAGTISNTWYQREDRYNYISNIKSEQVTRGGFDVKTGINYNINSSHRVFLNTGYYSKEPYFKFIFVNFSNTVAQNIKNEKITAIEMGYGYHGKNVTLGINGYYTYWKDKSLLSNENIPLSDSTMTRAMIRGLDALHKGIELELSTRPFRFLDAGATLSLGNWKWKNNVIAELYNEDDVLIDTTEVYADGLYVGGAPQTQLGIFAGIGITPDLNLKINWLYYNRLWADFDPALRNNPDDHRQPYRLPRYSVVDILLNYHFTIGKQDASFEAGCYNVLGKEYILRGEDGPNHDEAGFRGFWSFGRTFNFGMRVEF, from the coding sequence ATGAGCAGGATAAGCAGAATACCTAAAATGCCGGGCTTGATAGTTTGTTTTATGATTGCGGTGCTCTTCTCTTACGCACAGGGTGTTGCCACAGGGACTATAACAGATATGAAAACCGGTCAGCCTGTCCCCGGGGTGTCGGTGCATCTTAAGTCCGGTGGAACAGCTACTGCCACTGATATTGAAGGGAGATTCAGCATAACGGTTCCCATTGGTCGGCAAGTTCTGGTCCTTTCATTCATCGGGTATAAACCTGTTGAAATTCTCCTGAATCTTAAAGACAATGAAACAAAAGAGTTGGGTGAAATTGGCATCGCCGCGGATATCATTGAGCTGAAAGGCGTAAACATCATCTCTTCCTTTGCTCAGGAGAGGAAAACACCTATTGCCATGTCAACAATAAAAGCGATGATGATTGAGAAAGAGCTGGGTAATCAGGATTATCCGGCCATCATGAAAATGATGCCTGGTATTTATGTGACGCGTGAGGGAGGAGGTACAGGTGATGACCGTCTGTCTGTCAGGGGTTTCCAGCAGGAAAATGTGGCTCTCCTGCTGAATGGCGTACCTGTGGGTAGTGTAGAAAATGGCCTCGTCTATTGGTCTAACTGGACGGGTCTTGCCGATGCCACGCAAACCATACAGGTTCAGAAAGGCCTCGGCGCTTCGAACGTGGCATTGAACTCGGTAGGAGGTACCATTAATATCATCACCAAAACAACTGAAAGTGAAAAGGGAGGAGCACTTAAAGTGTCATTTACCGACTATGGAAATTATAAGGCCATGTTAAGCTTGTCGACCGGAAGGCTGAATGGGGGTTATGCGGTTACTTTTCTCGGCACACGAATCAAAGGCCCCGGCTATGTGGATGCAACGTATGTGGATGCATGGTCATATTTTCTTTCTGTCAGCAAGGAATTCGGCAGGAACCATAAATTGGTTTTTACCGGTATGGGATCTCCGGAACGGCATGGTCAGAATGTTTATAAAATGTCAGTGGAAGAATATAATAAATACGGAAACAAATTTAACTACGATTGGGGGAGCTATAACGGTAAAATCAATAATCTCACCGAGAATTTTTATCATAAACCGCAATTGAACCTGAATCACTATTGGAACATATCCGACCGTTCGTTCCTGGCGACGTCGGTCTATTTTTCATATGGCACTGGTGGGGGAAAATGGTCGGAAAGCTTCTATAGTCCATCCATATTCACTTTCCGGAATCCCTCTAACCAGGTTGACTGGGATGCAGTGTACCAGGAGAATGTCACAAATCAGGATTCCACCAAGTTGGCTAATGGTCAATATGTAACCGGATATTCCAAATATATTCAGACTCATTTCCTTGCCGATCATTACTGGGCAGGATTATTATCGACTTACAAGCATGATTTTGGCAGCCGGTTCAACCTGATGACCGGAATCCATGTCAGGCATTTCAAATCACGGCTGTATGAAAAAGTACAGGATCTTCTCGGAGGGCAGTATTGGATAGAGGATTATGCATGGGCTGTGGATGGCGTTGCCGATAGAAATGAGATCAAGACCATTGGTGATGTGATCAAGCTGGACAATGGCGCCATTATCAGTTATGCCGGTGCATTTGGGCAATTGGAATATTCCGGTGATGTTATATCTGCGTTTATCGCCGGCACTATTTCCAATACTTGGTACCAGCGCGAAGACAGGTATAACTATATATCCAACATCAAAAGCGAGCAAGTGACTCGCGGCGGCTTTGATGTCAAAACCGGAATAAATTATAATATTAACTCGTCACACCGTGTTTTCCTGAATACCGGCTATTATTCAAAAGAACCCTATTTCAAGTTCATTTTCGTCAACTTTTCCAACACGGTTGCGCAGAATATTAAAAATGAAAAGATAACTGCTATTGAAATGGGTTATGGATATCATGGAAAGAATGTCACTCTCGGTATTAATGGCTACTATACTTACTGGAAGGACAAATCCCTGTTGTCGAATGAGAACATCCCCTTGTCCGACAGCACTATGACAAGAGCTATGATCAGGGGACTGGATGCATTGCACAAGGGTATTGAATTGGAGTTGAGTACCCGGCCATTCAGGTTCCTGGATGCCGGAGCTACGCTATCTCTCGGCAACTGGAAATGGAAGAACAATGTCATTGCAGAGCTTTATAATGAAGATGATGTACTCATTGACACCACCGAAGTATACGCTGACGGGCTTTATGTTGGTGGTGCTCCCCAGACTCAGTTAGGCATATTTGCCGGTATCGGAATAACCCCTGATCTGAACCTGAAAATAAATTGGCTCTATTATAACCGGTTATGGGCCGACTTTGATCCTGCCCTTCGCAATAACCCTGATGATCACCGGCAGCCATATCGTCTTCCGCGATATTCTGTCGTTGACATCCTGCTAAATTATCATTTTACAATTGGAAAGCAGGATGCCTCTTTCGAAGCAGGATGCTACAATGTTCTCGGAAAAGAATATATTCTGAGGGGTGAAGATGGCCCAAACCACGATGAAGCCGGTTTCAGAGGATTCTGGTCGTTTGGAAGGACGTTTAATTTCGGTATGAGGGTCGAATTTTAA
- a CDS encoding CotH kinase family protein, whose amino-acid sequence MQYSYQHIARLSGSLLFLTFLLSVIICQAQPHFPDSTEIYRDNVVPRIDILIHPDSLAIIYEDLENDHEFPATFIFNNGMLYDTVDQIGFRLRGNTSRYAKKKSFKVSFNTYHQGRKFQGLEKMNLNSEHNDPSIIRAKLCWNILRKMEIASPNANHVEVYINGNYYGLYISVENVDETFVGSRFGNNDGNLYKCLWPADLTWLGDNPDDYKFVIDGRRAYELSINKEEDDYTDLRDFIKVLHFTSDEEFECAIEEIFNVYDYLKIMVFEILSGHWDDYIYNKNNFYLYHNTATGKFEFIPYDLDNTFGIDWFNIDWGTRSIYEWGPAESRPLFDRIMAVQKFRDQFSFYMSQTLQHIWNPIVFYPEIDQIRQLISPYVIDDPYYPQDYGYTYSDFLNSYNQPLGGHVKYGLKPYILTRFNTASGQVIQNNIIPVIKYIRHNGPSVYQYVLFRAFAEDDGDGLSVNARYTVDEGIYQILQLFDDGQHFDGGAGDRIYGNYLEGFSEPTQIRFQIQATDLTGKTNLLPCEPVLIDIATYQPPLLYINEFMANNDSTIADESGEFEDWLEIYNGDTESLWLGDKYMSDSLENPLMWPMPEIFLDPGAFILIWADNSPEEGLFHTKFKLNKAGEEITIFDAPSLGSPIIDRITYGPQESDISYGREIDGSAVWKSFSLPTPGYSNTSNGINDLPGHGTTLKVYPNPCTTGKLYFDTPVSICLYDLYGRLVLESKKIKQLDLSSFRPGIYILMTEEGQFAKIILPVSGF is encoded by the coding sequence ATGCAATACAGTTACCAGCATATAGCCAGGTTATCCGGTTCCCTTCTTTTTCTGACATTCTTGTTATCGGTTATTATCTGCCAGGCGCAGCCTCATTTTCCTGATTCAACTGAAATATACAGGGATAATGTTGTTCCCCGCATTGATATTCTGATTCATCCTGATTCACTGGCCATCATTTATGAAGATCTTGAGAACGATCATGAATTTCCTGCCACTTTTATCTTTAACAATGGAATGTTGTACGATACAGTTGATCAGATCGGCTTCAGGTTGCGCGGTAACACATCACGCTATGCCAAAAAGAAATCTTTCAAGGTTTCCTTTAATACTTATCACCAGGGTCGGAAGTTTCAGGGGTTGGAAAAAATGAACCTGAACAGTGAACATAATGATCCTTCCATCATCCGCGCAAAACTGTGCTGGAATATCTTACGGAAAATGGAGATAGCCTCACCCAATGCCAATCATGTGGAAGTTTACATTAATGGCAACTATTACGGACTATATATTAGTGTGGAAAATGTCGATGAAACGTTTGTCGGGTCACGTTTTGGCAATAATGACGGAAACCTATACAAATGCCTGTGGCCTGCTGACCTGACATGGCTTGGGGATAACCCGGATGACTATAAATTTGTTATTGATGGCAGGAGGGCTTATGAACTGTCGATAAATAAAGAGGAAGACGATTACACCGACCTGCGGGATTTCATCAAAGTACTTCATTTTACATCTGACGAAGAGTTTGAATGTGCTATTGAAGAGATTTTTAATGTGTATGATTACCTGAAGATTATGGTCTTCGAAATACTCAGCGGCCACTGGGATGATTATATATACAATAAGAATAACTTTTACCTGTATCATAATACAGCTACCGGAAAGTTCGAGTTTATCCCGTATGATCTGGACAACACTTTTGGTATCGACTGGTTTAACATTGACTGGGGCACCCGGAGTATTTACGAATGGGGCCCTGCAGAATCCCGTCCATTATTCGACAGGATAATGGCTGTGCAGAAATTCCGTGATCAGTTTTCCTTTTATATGTCACAAACTCTTCAGCATATCTGGAATCCTATTGTGTTTTATCCTGAAATAGATCAGATACGCCAATTAATTTCACCTTATGTGATAGATGATCCCTACTATCCACAGGATTATGGTTATACATATTCTGATTTTTTAAACTCCTATAACCAGCCATTAGGCGGCCATGTCAAATATGGTTTGAAACCCTATATTCTTACACGCTTTAACACAGCTTCAGGGCAGGTGATCCAGAACAATATAATTCCTGTTATCAAATATATCCGGCATAACGGGCCCAGTGTCTACCAGTATGTTCTTTTTCGTGCATTTGCCGAAGATGATGGTGATGGCCTGAGTGTAAATGCCCGATATACTGTTGATGAAGGTATATACCAGATTCTGCAACTTTTTGATGATGGTCAGCATTTTGACGGTGGCGCTGGCGACAGGATCTATGGTAACTACCTGGAGGGTTTCAGTGAGCCAACCCAGATCCGCTTTCAAATACAGGCAACAGATCTGACAGGAAAAACAAACCTGCTGCCTTGTGAACCAGTTCTCATAGATATTGCAACTTACCAGCCGCCCCTGCTTTATATCAATGAATTCATGGCCAACAATGATTCAACGATTGCCGATGAGTCGGGGGAATTTGAAGATTGGTTGGAAATTTATAACGGCGACACCGAATCTCTGTGGCTTGGTGATAAATACATGAGCGACAGCCTTGAAAATCCTTTAATGTGGCCGATGCCTGAGATATTCCTTGATCCAGGTGCATTTATTCTCATCTGGGCAGATAATTCCCCTGAAGAGGGATTATTTCATACGAAATTCAAACTCAACAAGGCAGGGGAGGAGATCACCATTTTTGATGCACCTTCACTCGGTTCTCCCATTATTGACAGGATAACATACGGCCCTCAGGAATCCGATATTTCTTATGGCCGCGAAATCGACGGCAGTGCAGTGTGGAAATCTTTTAGCCTGCCAACACCGGGCTATTCCAATACATCCAATGGTATCAATGATCTGCCAGGCCATGGAACCACACTGAAGGTCTATCCGAATCCATGTACGACAGGGAAGCTGTATTTTGATACACCTGTCAGTATTTGCCTATATGACCTTTACGGCAGGTTGGTTCTGGAGAGCAAAAAAATAAAACAACTAGACCTAAGTTCCTTCAGGCCTGGTATTTATATCTTAATGACCGAAGAAGGTCAGTTTGCAAAGATTATCTTGCCGGTTTCGGGTTTCTGA
- a CDS encoding alpha-amylase family glycosyl hydrolase — MKKILLNISSGILMKRGYRLQVAGCRLSEAKLSEIHTKSGYLRPGSWYLVSFMLFMTLSFMSGAQVVISEPAFPTVSDAVIITFDATQGSGGLEGYTGDVYAHTGVITDQSTSSTDWKYVQADWGVNIPKCLMTRITPNLYQLNITPSVQAYYDVPGGEKILQMAFVFRSAAQVGGQWLEGKTETGGDIFVNVYEPGLNVSIVIPDKYAIIAVPFDTIPVQATAIGADSMALYVNDNLLKKVAGNTITDSLFADNYGKYYVKVMASNDTGFVADSFYYFVRQPAIINSLPAGITEGINYVDDSTVILCLYAPYKDYVFAVGDFSDWEVDTFNYMYKTPDSSRYWIRLNHLVPSKEYIFQYFVDGELMIGDPYAEKVSDPWNDKYITADIYPGLISYPEGKTQGIATVFQTALQPYQWETTGFTSPHIIDLVIYELLVRDFTTNHTFQAIIDTLNYLKTLGVNAIELMPVMEFEGNISWGYNPSYYFAVDKYYGPKDKLKDLIDICHSKGIAVIFDIVLNHSFGQSPMVMLYWDKQNNRPTANSPWFNPIPKHDYNVGYDMNHESVDTRRFVDRVVKFWLNEYHADGFRFDLSKGFTQKNTLGNTAEWGHLDTSRITILKRIADSIWQAKSDAFVILEHFADNDEEKILANYGMLLWGNENGPYTQSSMGWMNNSDFSWASYKARGWNEPHAVVYMESHDEERMMYKNITWGNSSGEYQIKDTATALQRTELDALFFFTIPGPKMMWQFGELGYDYSIDYNGRLGLKPVRWDYYGEWRRKYLHDVFATLIALKKEQKVFESSNFTLSLSGAMKRINITDVPMSLTILGNFGLTDGSADPNFQHTGTWYEYFTRDSITVTDVQSPITLQHGEYRLYTDIKLAKPDLNTGIDNENHLSCTADCRLLTIFPNPTAGGVNFEIKIEGMANVRLEIYDLMGRRVRLLLNENAITGSQIIYWDGRKDDDGKVDAGVYFYRLIVNQKPETGKIIFAN; from the coding sequence ATGAAAAAGATTCTATTAAACATATCATCCGGGATATTAATGAAAAGAGGTTACAGGTTGCAGGTTGCAGGTTGCAGGTTGAGCGAGGCGAAGCTGAGCGAAATCCATACAAAGTCGGGATACCTGCGACCTGGTTCCTGGTACCTGGTATCTTTCATGTTATTTATGACACTGTCATTCATGTCCGGCGCTCAGGTGGTGATATCTGAGCCTGCCTTCCCCACAGTCAGCGACGCTGTCATCATCACCTTCGACGCTACACAGGGCAGTGGCGGCCTGGAAGGATATACCGGTGATGTTTATGCCCATACAGGCGTCATCACCGATCAGAGCACCTCCTCCACCGACTGGAAGTATGTTCAGGCAGACTGGGGTGTAAATATTCCCAAATGCCTTATGACACGTATTACCCCAAACCTATATCAGCTAAACATTACGCCGTCAGTTCAGGCTTATTATGACGTGCCAGGCGGCGAGAAAATACTCCAAATGGCCTTTGTTTTCCGCAGCGCAGCACAGGTCGGAGGACAGTGGCTCGAAGGTAAAACAGAAACAGGAGGCGATATCTTTGTAAACGTTTATGAACCGGGATTGAACGTTTCAATTGTGATTCCCGATAAATATGCTATCATCGCTGTTCCATTCGACACTATTCCGGTCCAGGCCACTGCCATAGGCGCTGATTCTATGGCTCTTTACGTCAATGATAATCTTTTAAAAAAAGTGGCGGGCAATACCATCACCGACTCACTGTTCGCAGACAACTATGGTAAATACTATGTAAAGGTCATGGCTTCGAACGACACTGGCTTTGTGGCGGACTCCTTCTATTATTTTGTAAGGCAGCCTGCCATCATCAACTCTTTGCCCGCAGGTATCACTGAGGGAATAAATTATGTCGATGACAGCACCGTCATCCTTTGCCTGTATGCTCCTTATAAGGATTATGTTTTTGCTGTCGGCGACTTCAGTGACTGGGAAGTTGATACATTTAATTATATGTATAAAACTCCCGACAGCTCACGTTACTGGATCCGCTTAAACCACCTGGTTCCTTCAAAAGAATATATTTTTCAGTATTTTGTCGATGGAGAGTTAATGATTGGGGATCCCTATGCAGAGAAAGTCAGCGATCCCTGGAATGACAAGTACATAACAGCAGATATATATCCCGGTCTCATTTCCTATCCTGAAGGTAAGACACAAGGCATTGCAACAGTTTTCCAGACAGCACTGCAACCCTACCAGTGGGAAACCACAGGTTTTACCTCTCCACACATCATTGACCTGGTGATCTATGAACTCCTGGTCAGGGACTTCACCACCAATCATACCTTTCAGGCCATCATCGATACGCTTAACTATCTGAAAACACTTGGTGTTAATGCCATTGAACTGATGCCTGTGATGGAGTTCGAAGGCAATATCAGCTGGGGATATAATCCCTCCTATTATTTTGCTGTAGATAAGTATTACGGACCCAAGGATAAACTAAAAGATCTCATCGACATTTGTCACTCAAAGGGCATTGCCGTCATTTTCGACATTGTACTGAACCATTCCTTCGGGCAGTCACCAATGGTCATGCTGTATTGGGACAAACAAAATAACCGGCCCACAGCCAACAGTCCATGGTTTAATCCTATACCAAAGCATGATTATAATGTAGGGTATGATATGAACCATGAAAGTGTCGACACCAGACGGTTTGTTGACCGAGTAGTGAAATTCTGGCTCAACGAATATCATGCCGATGGATTCAGGTTTGACCTGTCAAAGGGTTTTACCCAGAAAAACACGCTTGGAAACACTGCAGAGTGGGGTCATTTGGATACGTCACGGATAACAATACTAAAACGTATTGCCGATTCCATATGGCAGGCGAAATCTGATGCTTTTGTCATCCTGGAACATTTTGCCGATAATGACGAGGAAAAAATCCTTGCCAATTACGGTATGCTGCTTTGGGGTAATGAAAATGGTCCTTATACACAGTCATCAATGGGCTGGATGAATAACTCCGACTTTTCATGGGCATCCTATAAGGCAAGAGGATGGAATGAACCACATGCCGTGGTGTATATGGAGAGCCATGATGAAGAACGGATGATGTATAAAAATATCACCTGGGGTAACTCATCAGGTGAATACCAAATTAAAGATACAGCCACTGCACTGCAGAGAACCGAACTGGACGCACTGTTTTTCTTTACCATACCGGGTCCTAAAATGATGTGGCAGTTTGGAGAGCTTGGCTATGATTATTCGATAGATTATAATGGACGGCTTGGACTAAAACCAGTGCGATGGGATTACTATGGTGAGTGGCGAAGAAAATATCTGCATGATGTTTTTGCCACACTTATAGCTTTAAAAAAAGAGCAAAAAGTATTTGAAAGCTCCAATTTTACACTTTCCCTGTCGGGTGCCATGAAACGGATAAACATCACCGATGTGCCAATGTCACTTACCATCCTGGGCAACTTTGGCCTGACAGATGGATCAGCAGATCCCAATTTTCAGCATACAGGCACCTGGTATGAATATTTCACAAGGGATTCGATCACGGTGACCGATGTACAAAGTCCTATAACTCTGCAACACGGCGAATACAGGCTTTATACAGATATCAAGCTTGCTAAACCGGATTTAAATACCGGTATTGACAACGAAAATCATCTATCATGCACTGCCGACTGCCGACTGCTGACTATATTTCCAAATCCCACTGCAGGCGGTGTGAATTTTGAGATAAAGATCGAAGGAATGGCCAATGTTAGATTGGAAATATATGATTTGATGGGAAGAAGGGTCAGACTGCTATTGAATGAAAACGCCATCACCGGAAGTCAGATCATATATTGGGACGGAAGAAAGGATGATGACGGGAAAGTAGATGCCGGTGTGTACTTCTACCGGCTGATCGTCAATCAGAAACCCGAAACCGGCAAGATAATCTTTGCAAACTGA